The following proteins are co-located in the Bradyrhizobium sp. AZCC 2176 genome:
- a CDS encoding DUF2798 domain-containing protein — MFRIPRSYSHFVYGFIQSGLTCGIAAAIASFPLMASGNFVLHWLQAWLFSWLLMLPVVLLAAPAIRRLAHAVTTEE; from the coding sequence ATGTTCAGAATCCCGCGCAGCTACAGCCACTTTGTCTATGGATTTATTCAGTCGGGATTGACCTGTGGGATCGCGGCGGCGATCGCCAGTTTTCCGCTCATGGCGTCTGGTAATTTCGTTCTGCATTGGCTGCAAGCATGGCTGTTCTCTTGGCTTCTGATGCTACCGGTCGTGCTGTTGGCAGCGCCCGCCATCCGACGCTTGGCCCATGCCGTGACTACGGAAGAGTAG
- a CDS encoding tyrosine-type recombinase/integrase, whose product MWRDLSLFNLAIDSKLRACDLVKLRVDEICSGARVRVRATVVQKKTGRPVQFEITEQTRTSLEIWLRSIRTTGSRYLFPSRLHANPYLSTRQYSRLVHRWVDSIGLES is encoded by the coding sequence ATGTGGCGAGATCTTTCCCTGTTCAATCTGGCGATCGATAGCAAACTTCGCGCGTGTGATTTGGTCAAACTGCGTGTCGACGAAATATGTTCTGGCGCTAGGGTCCGAGTTCGAGCGACGGTCGTTCAAAAGAAGACAGGCCGACCCGTACAATTCGAGATTACGGAGCAGACAAGGACTTCCTTGGAGATCTGGTTACGATCGATCCGGACGACCGGCTCTCGATATCTCTTCCCCAGCAGACTGCATGCAAACCCTTACCTATCCACCCGACAATATTCTCGACTGGTGCACCGCTGGGTTGATAGCATCGGTTTGGAATCATGA
- a CDS encoding (Fe-S)-binding protein, with product MQPMNDISFETALGERVEHMLDACTRCGKCVEVCPSVKPAGIAAASSDDIISGVLDIVRSGEGPEASRKWAGSCMRSGECIKACDYGVNPRFLLAMARLAMAKAESELPDRRRLGVQRYRDLSRDVTVLSRLQLDGEVLERLGQKSASVSTPVEAPDFVFYTGCNVLKTPHIALLALDIMDALGITFQVMGGPSHCCGIMQLGPGDIEMSGRMGSNTMEKLSHSKSGQVITWCPSCYVQFTELTLPTIERQRGSRPFEMTPFMQFLDGRLAQLKPHLQRRIEMRVALHRHPGVAGVMEAAAEILGAIPGVELVDLKQPAVGLQSVNVGVLPAFKRELQLNELQAACDAGVDALVAVYHSDHRELCAHERDWPFRIINILEVVGESMGLNQHDRYKQLKIMQDADQIVSECSDLIAQHALDVGKARDVVVKAMLGDQPLPLNRGSRPVEQGASDVAST from the coding sequence ATGCAGCCGATGAACGACATCTCTTTCGAGACAGCGCTGGGCGAGCGCGTCGAGCACATGCTCGACGCCTGCACTCGGTGCGGCAAATGTGTCGAGGTCTGTCCGAGCGTTAAACCTGCCGGCATCGCGGCCGCGAGTTCCGACGACATCATCAGTGGTGTGCTTGACATCGTGCGCAGCGGCGAGGGCCCAGAGGCGTCGCGCAAATGGGCAGGGTCCTGCATGCGAAGCGGCGAGTGCATCAAGGCGTGCGACTACGGTGTCAATCCGCGCTTCCTGCTTGCCATGGCACGCCTCGCTATGGCGAAGGCCGAGAGCGAACTGCCCGACCGGCGTCGCCTGGGCGTGCAAAGGTACCGTGATCTCAGCCGCGATGTGACGGTGCTCTCGCGTTTGCAGCTCGATGGCGAGGTGCTAGAGCGGCTCGGCCAGAAATCAGCGTCAGTGTCGACACCCGTCGAGGCGCCCGACTTCGTGTTTTACACCGGCTGCAATGTGCTCAAGACGCCGCACATCGCGTTGCTTGCCCTCGATATCATGGATGCGCTCGGCATCACTTTCCAGGTGATGGGCGGGCCAAGCCATTGTTGCGGCATCATGCAGCTAGGCCCCGGCGACATTGAGATGTCTGGACGTATGGGCTCGAACACAATGGAGAAATTGTCGCACTCCAAGTCCGGCCAGGTGATCACCTGGTGTCCTAGCTGCTACGTCCAGTTCACAGAATTGACACTGCCGACGATTGAACGACAGCGCGGCTCGCGGCCGTTCGAGATGACGCCGTTCATGCAATTTCTCGACGGCCGGCTTGCTCAGTTGAAGCCGCACTTGCAGCGACGGATCGAAATGCGGGTCGCGCTGCACCGACATCCCGGCGTAGCAGGCGTCATGGAAGCCGCCGCTGAAATCTTGGGGGCAATCCCCGGCGTTGAACTCGTTGACCTGAAGCAACCGGCAGTCGGCTTGCAGAGCGTCAATGTCGGCGTGCTTCCCGCGTTCAAACGCGAGTTGCAGCTTAACGAGCTCCAAGCGGCGTGCGACGCGGGCGTTGATGCACTGGTTGCGGTCTATCATTCCGATCATCGCGAACTGTGCGCTCACGAACGCGACTGGCCATTCCGTATAATTAACATCCTCGAAGTGGTCGGCGAGAGTATGGGGCTCAATCAGCACGATCGTTACAAGCAGCTCAAGATCATGCAGGATGCTGACCAGATCGTGTCCGAATGCAGCGACCTGATCGCGCAGCATGCGCTAGACGTCGGAAAGGCTCGCGACGTCGTTGTTAAAGCGATGCTCGGCGACCAACCTCTTCCCCTGAATCGTGGGTCACGCCCGGTGGAGCAAGGCGCGAGCGACGTGGCGTCGACGTAG
- a CDS encoding DUF1127 domain-containing protein: protein MSTIHGTTELGQVTARRQVYSPLEAYWNAFQEWRKRRKLLANLCDLSDRELMDIGITRGEIDYVASHQDCDPRGILSGK from the coding sequence ATGAGCACGATCCACGGGACCACCGAGCTGGGACAGGTAACCGCAAGGCGGCAGGTCTACAGTCCTCTCGAAGCATATTGGAATGCATTTCAGGAGTGGCGCAAACGCCGGAAATTACTGGCCAACTTGTGCGACTTAAGTGACAGGGAGCTTATGGATATCGGTATTACGCGCGGCGAAATCGACTACGTCGCCTCGCACCAAGATTGCGATCCGCGAGGCATCCTATCCGGTAAATGA
- a CDS encoding winged helix-turn-helix domain-containing protein, giving the protein MRYLFEDYVFDTDRRDLHRETDAVSITPQVFDLLDYLIRNRERVVSKDDLIKAIWNGRSVSDAALTTRLNAARGAIGDSGEEQRFIKTLPRKGFRFVGQVREARQVADSTPGDAAESAPAVPDKPSIAVLPFANMSGDPEQEYFADGMVEEITTALSRFTWLFVISRNSSFTFKGKAADIKDVGAQAWRALCPSGGGAQGVGQSSHHGPVD; this is encoded by the coding sequence TTGCGCTATCTTTTCGAGGATTACGTATTCGACACCGACCGGCGCGACCTGCATCGGGAGACCGATGCGGTGTCGATCACACCGCAGGTTTTTGACCTGCTCGATTACCTGATCCGCAACAGGGAACGGGTTGTCAGCAAGGACGACCTCATCAAGGCCATTTGGAATGGGCGCAGTGTATCTGACGCGGCGCTGACAACCCGCCTGAATGCCGCCCGGGGCGCAATTGGCGATTCCGGCGAGGAACAGCGCTTCATCAAAACACTACCGCGCAAGGGCTTCCGCTTCGTCGGACAGGTGCGGGAGGCGCGCCAAGTTGCGGACTCAACTCCGGGCGATGCGGCCGAGAGCGCTCCTGCAGTTCCCGACAAGCCCTCCATCGCCGTGCTGCCGTTCGCGAACATGTCTGGCGATCCCGAGCAGGAGTACTTCGCGGACGGGATGGTGGAGGAGATCACTACCGCGCTTTCGCGGTTCACATGGTTGTTCGTGATCTCTCGAAATTCGAGCTTCACCTTCAAGGGCAAAGCCGCCGACATCAAAGATGTCGGGGCGCAGGCTTGGCGTGCGCTATGTCCTTCAGGGGGCGGTGCGCAAGGCGTCGGGCAAAGTTCGCATCACGGGCCAGTTGATTGA
- a CDS encoding tetratricopeptide repeat protein → MRYVLQGAVRKASGKVRITGQLIEAATGAHIWADKFERDMTDIFALQDEVTLAVVAAIQPKLFRAEIALTTRRRPEDLTAYDLHLRAIQQAVRSTREGLAEALRLLHRALELDPGFAAAAALAGACHMENVLRSYAIDPQFERKEAVRLMRLALSLHDGDPDTLATAALISALLVGDCEAEIEMADRAVALNPNSYYAWNRRGWVYKIAGQPEEAIRSFERAMRMSPVDPQQFTTLTGMGFAFIELRRFDEAIVAGRKALRQKPSYTVPLPRPLSPISDATLRPVRRRLVCLSSTPLSQYRRGSLGADYQ, encoded by the coding sequence GTGCGCTATGTCCTTCAGGGGGCGGTGCGCAAGGCGTCGGGCAAAGTTCGCATCACGGGCCAGTTGATTGAAGCGGCCACGGGCGCGCACATTTGGGCGGACAAGTTCGAGCGTGACATGACGGACATTTTCGCTTTGCAGGACGAAGTCACGCTCGCCGTTGTCGCAGCTATTCAGCCAAAGTTGTTTCGAGCAGAAATTGCATTGACGACGCGGCGGCGACCGGAAGACCTCACTGCGTATGATCTTCATCTCCGGGCTATACAGCAAGCCGTCCGATCGACCCGCGAAGGTTTGGCCGAGGCACTTCGACTCCTCCACCGCGCCTTGGAGCTTGACCCTGGGTTTGCTGCTGCGGCAGCTTTGGCAGGTGCCTGTCATATGGAAAACGTGCTTAGGAGCTATGCGATCGACCCACAATTCGAACGCAAGGAAGCCGTTCGGCTTATGCGCTTGGCATTGAGCCTCCACGATGGTGATCCAGACACGTTAGCAACCGCAGCATTAATCTCGGCTTTGTTGGTCGGCGATTGTGAGGCTGAGATTGAGATGGCCGATCGGGCGGTCGCGCTCAACCCAAACTCATATTACGCATGGAACCGCAGAGGTTGGGTCTACAAGATTGCGGGGCAGCCGGAGGAAGCGATCCGGAGCTTTGAACGCGCCATGCGAATGAGCCCGGTGGACCCGCAACAATTCACAACGTTAACCGGGATGGGATTTGCCTTTATTGAGCTTCGTCGCTTTGACGAGGCCATCGTTGCAGGGAGGAAAGCCCTGCGTCAGAAACCTTCCTATACAGTACCGCTGCCTCGCCCGCTTTCGCCCATCTCGGACGCGACGCTGAGGCCCGTGAGGCGGCGGCTCGTGTGCTTGAGTTCGACCCCGCTTTCACAATATCGGCGTGGATCGCTCGGAGCAGACTATCAATAA
- a CDS encoding IS110 family transposase, with protein sequence MSEKLNSKIAVIGIDIGKNSFHIVGQDRRGALVLRQKWSRGQVEARLANLPPCLIGMEACTGAHHLSRKLQALGHDARLMPAKYVRPYCKGDKNDYRDAEAIAEAVQRPTMKFVATKTADQLDLQALHRVRERLVSQRTGIINQIRAFLLEREIAVRQGLRFLRAELPDILAKRTDVLSPRMLRIIEDLSGDWRRLDERIEGLSSEIEALARQDQGCARLMSIPGIGPLISSAIVAAIGTGDPFSKGRDFGAWLGLVPKQMSTGDRTILGSISRRGNRYLRTLFVQAAWVVLVKVGPKQWERYGLKSWIEAAKKRLHHNVLAIALANKLARIAWAVLHNGRTFEYVKTNATASRSA encoded by the coding sequence ATGTCCGAGAAACTCAACAGCAAAATCGCCGTGATCGGCATCGATATCGGCAAGAATTCGTTCCACATCGTCGGCCAAGATCGGCGTGGAGCCCTGGTGCTGCGCCAGAAGTGGTCGCGTGGCCAAGTGGAAGCGCGGCTTGCCAACCTGCCGCCGTGTCTGATTGGCATGGAGGCCTGCACCGGGGCGCATCATCTCAGTCGCAAACTTCAGGCGCTTGGCCACGACGCCCGGCTGATGCCGGCGAAATACGTGCGGCCGTATTGCAAAGGCGACAAGAATGACTATCGCGATGCAGAAGCGATCGCCGAAGCAGTGCAGCGCCCGACGATGAAATTTGTCGCGACGAAGACGGCCGACCAGCTTGATCTGCAAGCCCTGCATCGGGTGCGCGAGCGATTGGTCAGTCAGCGCACCGGCATCATCAATCAGATCCGCGCGTTCCTGTTGGAGCGCGAGATTGCGGTGCGCCAAGGGCTGCGCTTCCTGCGTGCTGAGTTGCCAGACATCCTGGCCAAGCGCACCGACGTGCTCTCGCCTCGCATGTTGCGCATCATCGAGGACCTTTCCGGAGACTGGCGCCGGCTGGATGAGCGCATCGAGGGCCTCTCCAGCGAGATCGAAGCACTGGCCCGGCAAGACCAGGGCTGCGCGCGACTGATGAGCATACCCGGCATCGGCCCGCTCATCTCGAGTGCGATCGTGGCGGCGATCGGCACCGGCGATCCATTTTCGAAAGGCCGCGACTTCGGCGCCTGGCTCGGACTGGTGCCAAAACAGATGTCGACTGGCGACCGAACGATCCTCGGTAGCATATCGAGGCGCGGCAATCGGTATCTACGCACGCTGTTTGTTCAGGCAGCCTGGGTCGTGTTGGTCAAGGTCGGGCCCAAGCAATGGGAACGCTATGGCCTCAAGTCATGGATCGAGGCAGCAAAAAAACGGCTGCACCACAACGTGCTGGCGATTGCGCTCGCCAACAAACTCGCCCGCATCGCCTGGGCGGTTCTTCATAACGGGCGCACCTTCGAGTACGTCAAGACCAATGCAACAGCATCCCGATCTGCTTGA
- a CDS encoding winged helix-turn-helix domain-containing protein → MRYFFEDCSFDTDLRELRRGPEVIRTTPQVFDLLGYLIRNRDRVVSKDNLVAWIWNGRIVSDAAVTTRLNAARTVIGDCGEEQRLIKTLPRKGFRFIGSVRETEGPAAPTGAEREQGRNSPISASSPHLSIVVLPFANLSDDPAQDYFADGITESLTTDLSRIRGSFVIGRHTAFTYKGKPTNLKQIGQELGVRYVLEGSVQRSGNRLRVNVQLVDAKIGAHLWADRFDNTVADLFDMQDEIVSRLANTLHAELTEQEARRSERSPHPSSMDLYFQGKTWLYKGWTPQYAARARGLFERAVTLDPDNLEATIWTAAVDLLVGVAHMSDDKAVLVATAEATLIKVLSIAPNHAVAHLYMATALMASNRVALGIAECERALELDRNLAEAHAQIGMGKFYIGRGAEIEPHMNDAFRLSPRDMFAFDWLMMIGFAKLQVMADAEAVGWFRRSLEANRNYPLAHFALGAALALLGAREEARAATKAGLALDPTFTIRRYRLNPQSDDPTYRARRERVAKGLRMAGVPEG, encoded by the coding sequence TTGCGCTATTTCTTCGAGGATTGCTCTTTCGACACCGATCTGCGCGAGCTACGACGCGGGCCCGAAGTGATCCGGACGACTCCCCAGGTCTTCGACTTGCTCGGCTATCTGATCCGAAACAGGGACCGTGTCGTCAGCAAGGACAATCTGGTGGCGTGGATCTGGAATGGACGCATCGTTTCCGATGCTGCGGTAACGACCCGCCTGAATGCGGCTCGGACCGTCATTGGCGATTGCGGCGAGGAACAGCGTCTGATCAAGACGCTGCCGCGCAAAGGCTTCCGCTTTATTGGTTCGGTGCGGGAGACGGAGGGGCCCGCAGCTCCCACCGGTGCCGAGCGCGAGCAAGGCCGCAACTCACCCATCTCAGCCTCATCGCCTCATCTTTCCATCGTTGTGCTGCCCTTTGCCAACCTCAGCGACGATCCCGCGCAGGACTACTTCGCCGATGGCATAACCGAGAGTCTAACCACGGACCTGTCCCGCATTCGTGGCTCGTTTGTGATCGGCCGGCACACTGCGTTCACCTACAAGGGGAAGCCGACGAATCTCAAGCAGATCGGACAAGAACTGGGTGTGCGATATGTGCTCGAAGGATCTGTTCAACGAAGCGGGAATCGCCTTCGGGTGAATGTTCAGCTCGTGGATGCGAAAATCGGCGCGCACCTGTGGGCTGACCGTTTTGACAACACTGTCGCCGATCTCTTCGACATGCAGGACGAGATCGTTTCACGGCTTGCCAACACTTTGCATGCCGAACTCACTGAGCAGGAGGCAAGACGTTCGGAACGATCCCCGCACCCCAGTTCGATGGACTTGTATTTCCAGGGCAAGACTTGGTTGTACAAGGGGTGGACGCCGCAATACGCGGCAAGGGCTCGCGGGCTTTTTGAGCGAGCGGTTACCCTCGATCCGGACAATCTCGAGGCGACGATCTGGACCGCTGCAGTGGATCTACTAGTTGGCGTTGCACACATGAGTGACGACAAGGCCGTACTTGTTGCGACTGCCGAGGCGACGCTGATAAAGGTGCTGTCCATCGCTCCGAACCATGCGGTGGCCCATTTGTACATGGCCACCGCGCTTATGGCTTCGAACCGCGTCGCTCTAGGCATCGCGGAGTGCGAGAGAGCGCTGGAGTTGGATCGCAATTTGGCCGAGGCGCACGCGCAAATCGGAATGGGCAAGTTTTATATTGGACGCGGAGCCGAGATCGAGCCGCACATGAACGATGCGTTTCGCCTCTCGCCACGAGACATGTTTGCCTTCGATTGGCTCATGATGATCGGGTTCGCAAAATTGCAGGTCATGGCGGATGCCGAAGCGGTCGGCTGGTTCCGTCGGAGTCTCGAGGCCAACCGAAACTATCCCCTCGCGCATTTCGCGCTCGGCGCAGCACTGGCGCTGCTCGGCGCGCGGGAAGAGGCGCGGGCCGCCACCAAAGCTGGACTTGCGCTCGATCCGACCTTCACGATTCGTCGATACCGCCTCAACCCACAAAGCGATGACCCAACCTACCGCGCCAGGCGCGAGCGCGTTGCTAAGGGCTTGCGCATGGCCGGGGTCCCGGAAGGATAA
- a CDS encoding aldo/keto reductase: MTTPDMLRYARIPTHGSGPIPAAGFGTLIPDPLATKQATRAALEAGFRHLDCAERYRNEAAVGEAIQEAFTAGTLLRQDLFVTTKLWNTNHRSERVRPAFDASRRRLQLDYIDCYIIHTPFAFRPGDEQDPRDERGRVIYDPGVTLVETWRAMERLVDDGHCRSIGLSDITLVKLREIVAAARIRPAMVQVESHPYLPEWELLDFCREHGIVLQAFAALGHAMEPNLLADPVITAIAERLHKTPAQVALAWAVQRGTAFLTTSTKPQRIQESFDISALPEDAIREIRDRITTSVRFNSVVTTGVPGFIPGSR, translated from the coding sequence ATGACAACGCCCGATATGCTTCGTTATGCGAGGATTCCCACCCACGGATCTGGCCCGATTCCCGCTGCGGGGTTTGGCACGCTCATTCCGGATCCTCTCGCAACCAAACAGGCAACCAGGGCCGCACTGGAGGCAGGATTTCGACATCTCGATTGTGCGGAGCGGTACCGCAACGAAGCGGCAGTTGGCGAGGCGATTCAGGAAGCCTTTACGGCGGGGACGCTACTGCGCCAGGACCTGTTCGTTACCACCAAGCTATGGAACACCAACCATCGTTCAGAGCGGGTGAGGCCAGCCTTCGATGCCAGTCGCCGGCGACTGCAACTCGACTATATCGACTGTTACATCATCCATACGCCCTTTGCCTTTCGACCCGGCGACGAACAGGACCCGAGGGACGAGCGCGGCCGGGTGATCTATGATCCAGGTGTCACGCTTGTCGAGACGTGGCGGGCGATGGAGCGCCTTGTGGACGATGGTCATTGCAGGTCGATCGGTCTATCGGACATTACCTTGGTGAAGCTGCGGGAGATCGTTGCGGCCGCGCGGATCAGGCCTGCCATGGTGCAGGTCGAATCGCATCCGTATCTTCCCGAATGGGAGTTGCTCGACTTCTGTCGGGAGCACGGGATTGTACTGCAGGCGTTTGCGGCGCTGGGACATGCCATGGAGCCAAACTTATTGGCCGACCCGGTGATTACAGCCATCGCAGAGCGTCTGCACAAGACACCGGCTCAAGTCGCGCTTGCCTGGGCCGTACAGCGCGGCACCGCTTTCCTGACCACCTCGACCAAACCCCAGCGTATCCAGGAGAGCTTTGACATTTCGGCCCTGCCCGAAGACGCCATTCGGGAGATTCGGGACCGCATTACCACCAGCGTCAGGTTCAACTCCGTGGTGACGACCGGCGTGCCCGGATTTATTCCCGGTAGCCGATAA
- a CDS encoding YybH family protein, whose translation MTATLTEITGRETQSGRGDALDALIGFYKAFNARDLDGLAANWEQGNAPSMDNPMGGIRRGWQAISEGYMKLFDGPAIVQVTFHDFTSQGGDDWHLFVGREKGTCVTLEAKMEVRFRTTRWFTRRGGTWRQLHHHGSIEEPGLLAAYQKTIFGAALGQIA comes from the coding sequence ATGACGGCAACATTGACCGAGATTACGGGACGCGAAACGCAAAGCGGTCGCGGCGATGCACTAGATGCCCTGATCGGGTTCTACAAAGCCTTCAACGCGCGGGACCTTGATGGGCTCGCGGCCAACTGGGAACAGGGGAACGCACCCAGCATGGACAACCCGATGGGCGGTATCCGGCGTGGTTGGCAGGCCATCAGTGAGGGCTATATGAAATTGTTCGACGGGCCCGCGATAGTCCAGGTGACCTTCCACGACTTCACCAGCCAGGGCGGCGACGATTGGCATCTGTTCGTCGGTCGGGAAAAAGGCACGTGTGTCACCCTCGAGGCGAAGATGGAGGTTCGATTCCGTACGACGCGCTGGTTTACACGGCGTGGCGGTACCTGGCGTCAGTTGCACCACCATGGCTCAATCGAAGAGCCCGGGCTGCTCGCCGCCTACCAGAAGACAATTTTTGGAGCGGCGTTGGGCCAAATTGCATGA
- a CDS encoding cupin domain-containing protein, whose protein sequence is MARNHQPDQSTFRAVLPEDIAWKRFPAFPSGARLAVMVGHPAEPGPYVVRVKVPGGTRLMPHKHPEDRIYTVMSGVFYIGLGEKFDGDKVTAYPPGSVIVLPGETWHFHWAKSGEYVTQVSAIGPLGLEYHDVHDDPRGQPAQALRV, encoded by the coding sequence ATGGCCCGCAACCATCAACCGGATCAGTCGACATTCAGGGCGGTACTTCCCGAGGACATCGCGTGGAAACGGTTCCCTGCGTTTCCTTCAGGTGCGCGCCTGGCCGTGATGGTCGGCCATCCGGCGGAGCCGGGACCCTATGTGGTCCGCGTCAAGGTGCCCGGTGGCACCAGGCTGATGCCGCACAAGCATCCGGAGGACCGCATCTACACGGTGATGTCGGGCGTGTTCTACATCGGCCTTGGGGAGAAATTTGATGGCGACAAGGTGACGGCTTATCCACCGGGCAGTGTCATCGTGCTGCCTGGCGAAACCTGGCATTTCCACTGGGCGAAGTCCGGTGAATACGTCACCCAGGTCTCCGCAATCGGTCCGCTCGGCCTCGAATATCATGACGTGCACGACGACCCACGTGGGCAGCCAGCGCAAGCGCTGCGGGTGTGA
- a CDS encoding OsmC family protein translates to MIRKARAVWHGTGRAGDGQLTSESGVLDATPYSFKTRFENEKGTNPEELIAAAHAGCFTMALAFGLQAAGFNPTELSTEAAVTLDPDGQGFKISKSVLTLRGKVPNLDDAGFARIAGEAEKNCPVSKVLNATIMLDAKLVQ, encoded by the coding sequence ATGATCCGCAAGGCAAGAGCAGTTTGGCACGGTACGGGGCGCGCAGGGGACGGCCAGCTGACCAGCGAGTCAGGCGTACTCGACGCCACCCCGTATTCCTTCAAGACCCGCTTCGAGAACGAGAAGGGCACCAATCCGGAAGAGCTGATCGCGGCGGCCCATGCCGGCTGCTTCACAATGGCATTGGCGTTCGGTTTGCAGGCTGCCGGGTTCAACCCGACAGAACTCTCCACCGAGGCTGCGGTGACGTTGGATCCGGACGGTCAGGGATTCAAGATCAGCAAGTCGGTTCTCACCTTGCGTGGCAAGGTGCCCAACCTCGACGACGCCGGCTTTGCCCGCATCGCGGGAGAGGCCGAGAAGAACTGCCCGGTATCGAAGGTGCTCAACGCCACGATCATGCTGGACGCGAAGCTCGTCCAGTAA